In Pyrus communis chromosome 11, drPyrComm1.1, whole genome shotgun sequence, the sequence AACGACAACGAGGAAGGCAAGGCCAAGGTGGAGAAGAAGGATGAATCCCAGACCGAGTCAACGACTCCTTTGGGCGTGATTCAACCCGGGAGGCGGCTGAGCGTCCAGGATCGTATCAGCCTCTTTGAGAATAAACAGAAGGAGAGTTCCGGCGGTGGCAGTGGTGGAAAGCCGGTTGTTGCCAAACCTGGGGAGCTCAGAAGGCTATCCTCTGACGTGCCATCTCCCAAACCTGGGGATCTCAAAAGGCTCTCCTCTGACGTGTCGTCGGTGCCTGCTGTTGCAGAGAAGGCCGTGTTACGAAGATGGAGTGGTGCCAGTGATATGAGCATTGATTTGAGcggggagaagaaagaaacagaGAACCCCTTGTGCACTCCATCGTCCGCTTCCTCTGCTTCTCGTTCATTTTCTCAGACAAAGGCGGTGACAAGTACAATATCTGGTGTGACCGAGGATAAGGACCAGAAGGGGTCAACTGGCTCGACAGATTTTTGTAAGGTTGAGGGAAGGAGTGCTTCTGGTAGAGTTGATGTTGAGCTGAAAGATGAAGCTGAGGGGCAGACACGCGTTGGGGTGGTTGTAGGAAAGGAGGAGGTGGGTTCAAAGGCGAAGAAGGAGCAGGTGGGTTCTCAGAGTCAATCCAGGACTTCTAGTGGAAGAACGGAGCAGGTTGGGTTAAGTGATCAAGGGATTTCTTCAGGTAGCGAAGAAAGAAGCGGTGGGTTTAAGGATCAATCAGGTTCTGAGACACAGTCCAAAGGTTTTTCAGGTCAGACAGAGGTTGTTGGAGGGAAGAACCTGGTTGGGGGTGCAATCTCTGGTGGTGGATTTGGGAATAGGGTAGAGGATTCTAGACCGAGTGTTCAGCCAATGACTCAGTTACGTCCTAGGGGTTACCAGGGTCATTCCCGATCTTTCTCAGGGCAGTTTGAGGGTGGTGTTGGACAAAAATTTGAAGAAGCTTCTTCAGCACAGCTCAAAGTTGTTGAGGGTGATCAACTTCTTCCACAGCCTCTGTTTAGATCTTTTTCTGGAGAAATTGAGGAGGTGGGTAAAGTTGACCGCATATCATCTGATAAGCAACACATTAGAGTGGAAGATTCTGGAGCTCAGAAAATGAGATTCCAGAAACCGGTTTCTGCCAGTCGCGAACAAATTAAGAAGCCACAGGGAAGGAGAGATGAAAGCAATAGTGGTCAAGAAAGAAAGTTGGATTTTACAGGTGACAAAGTTTCAATGAATCAAAAGAGCTTTGATGCAATACCAACAACGCCAGTTGAGCAGGTTCAGAGAGTAAGACAGACCAAGGGAAATCAAGAGCTCAATGATGAGCTCAAAATGAAGGCGAATGAGCTTGAAAAGCTTTTTGCAGAGCACAAGCTTCGGATTCCTGGGGATCAGTCTAGTTCTGCTCGAAGAAGCAAACCCATGGATGCAAAGAAGGAACAGGCAGTACGTTCACAAACCAGAAAACCAGCAGCAGAGGAGATTGCTCCTGCAGAATTTTCTGCGGCTAACACAGTGTTGGAACCAATGGGTAGTTCTGGTGAAGTGGCAAATTTCAACACCACTCCACCAATGAAGATAGCCGGTATCCAAGATTACGGTGATACTCTGAGGCAGAATTTTTCAGAGCCTGGTTTCTCTCTTGATTCTAAAGGAAAATTCTATGAGAGGTACATGCAAAAAAGAGATGCTAAACTGAGAGAAGAATGGGGTTCtaaaagagaagagaaggaaGCCAAGTTGAAGGCCATGGAAGATAGCCTTGAGAAAAGTAAGGCGGAGTTAAAAGCCAAGTTTTCAGGGTCAGCAGACAGACAAGATTCAGTATCTAGTGCTCGTAGGCGCGCTGACAAACTGAGATCATTCAATTTTCGATCTACTATGAAGTGGGAGCAGGTACTGTTTCAGTTTAAGTGATCATGAATTTAGCTGTAAAATTGATGACTGGAAGGTTGGATTTTccccattttcatttttctgccCAAATctttaaagatatttttgttGCTGATTGGTATTTGTATCTTAGGATGATAGTTTTCTGTTTTGACTACAGCCAATAGATTCAATTCGTTGGGAGAAGGATGAGGATCTCTCTGAATTTCCAGGCCAAAAATTGTACGGAGAAGATAGGTTCTCTAACGAGGCATCTTTAGGAGACGGTGCTTCTAGAAGCATTCAAAGTAAAAAGCTTTTTGCCAATAGAAATTTGCCTTCTTCCACCCCCTGGACACCAATTGCACCAGCTCCACGGTCATCAGGCAAAGTTTCCAACCTTAGTTCAGGGAGGCGAAGACCAGAGTTAGAAAATCCTCTAGCACAGTCAGTTCCCAACTTTACTGATCTCAGGAAAGAAAACACAAAGCCCTCTTCTGGAGTTAGCAAACCAGCTGTTAGCAAAATACCTGCTCGTTCACAGGTCAAAAGCTATTCCCGCAGCAGGAGCATTAATGAAGAGATAATGGCCAAGGAAGAGAAGCCACGACATTCTCATTGCTTGAGGAAAAGCTCCGCAAATCCTGTAGAACAGAACAACTTATCTTCTCTAAACTCTGATGGGATTGTCTTGTTGCCATTTGATGAAGAGCAAACTGAGCAGGATCCCCTTGACAAGTTTGCAAAATATGTGGAGTCGAAGCCATTTCTTAGGAAGGGTAATGGCATAGGCGGGGGTTCTGGAGTTAGTTTCTCCAAGCTGAAAGGGTTCATTTCTTCTGAGACTttaacaaatgaagaagaagttgAGGGAGAAGATTCAGTTGACACggccaaggaagaagaagaagaggaagagcttGAAAATGGTGTTGATGTGGATATGGCAGTTGAAGATGGTGTTGATATGGATATGGATAATGGGAAACCAAGATCGAGCCAGGATTCTGAAAGGTCTGATAATGTTGATTCCGTAAGATCTCTTTCTCAAGTGGACCCTGCTTCAGTGGCTGAGTTGCCTGTGGCTGTGCCCTCAACATTTCACACTTTGGGGTCTCTACCAGACTCACCTGGGGAAAGCCCCATGTCATGGAACTTGCACATGCATCATCCCTTTTCTTACCCTCACGAGGCCTCAGATATTGATGCCTCTGTAGACTCCCCAATCGGGAGCCCTGCTTCGTGGAATCCTCATGGTCTTACCCAAATAGATGTTGATGCAGCTCGGATGAGAAAGAAATGGGGAAGTGCTCAGAAACCCATCCTTGCTACCAATTCATCTCAAAACCAGTCACGGAAGGATACGACAAAAGGATTTAAACGGTTATTGAAGTTTGGAAGAAAAAGTCGTGGGACAGATAATACGAGTGATTGGATCTCTGCTACGACTTCTGAAGGAGATGATGATCCAGAAGATGGACGAGATTCTGCGAACCGATTATCAGAAGATTTTAGGAAGTCAAGAATGGGATTCACGCAGGGTCCTGATGACAGCTTCAATGAAAGCGAGTTCAATGAACAGGGTAACTAACGGATATCTTGCAATGATTTTCATTTATATAACCTATATGTTCCCAATTGAGGTTCTCTTCATGTAACTCCTGCGACTTAGAGCTTGTTATATGCTGGAGTATTTGGGTCCCAACCATTTTCTTCTTAGGTTTAGAAAGCCAGAGTGGCTGAAAGCTGCCATGGTTTCCTAATGATCCTTCAACAGCTCTAGGAACCCTTAATCAACCCAACAACTGCCCTTCCATGCCCAGCTAACTTTCTATATGGCTGTTTCTTGTATTCTTGACCAGCTGGTATTTTGGGTGTTATTTCAGATCAGCAAACACGCACACATAATATGTGTTTCACGTGTATGCGTAGTTATTGGATGGACCTTCTCTGGATTGTACTGGTTAAACAGAAAGCCCACTGAAAATTTCAATAACCATTTCAGTTTAAAAATGTTTGGATTGAAAAATTAACCTTAGAATCATATGAAACAGCTAGTTTGCAAATCTTGGGGCATCAATTCAAACAAATTGTCCTGTttgatttctgttttttttttttttttcaaaacttggtgaattgttttcttttaaaataagttTTCTTATTTCATTTATATCCTTTTAGAAAAGAAGTAGAGCTGATTTTCAAATTGACTACTCTATGCAGTTCAAGCATTACGAACCTCTATCCCGGCACCTCCAATGAACTTTAAACTGAGGGAGGATCATTTATCAGGAAGCTCGTTGAAAGGTGATTCTCTATGAACTTATTTTCTcatttcttttacttttcttgGTAGTAAGGCAACAATTAGTTTACTCAGTTCGAGGTTCATCCCTGTATATCTCCGGTTGTACACTGAACTTTGTTGTCTCAACTGAGGAAACAAATTTCTGGTGTAGTAGCCCCTGCTTTGGCAGATGAACCTGAAGCTCTTAAGAACTCAGAAATCGTTTAATCATTGACAGCTTCAGTTCACTATTTGGAATGGGTTATCAAATTTTGTGTGTCATTTAGGATTGCACGCTTACGATTGTTTATGGCATTTCCCTTGAATCTTTCTGATAGTGGTATAGTCACGGTTCTATGTTACAGCTCCACGGTCATTCTTCTCACTCTCATCATTCCGAAGCAAGGGAAGCGACTCAAAGCTGAGGTAATTACCACTTGGACAAAACCACATAGCAAGTGCTTGTCTCATTTTCAAGGTAGAGTAAAGGGATGATCGCATTATATGATACGAACGAGTGAGTAGGTGCGACTCAGCCGTCTATATAAAGTCTACGGTCGGGTTATGTATATGTTGGATTCAATTCACGGAGGCTTGGTCATTTAGTTAGCTATATACGTAGTTGTATTGGAAATATGGTTGTATATGACTATATTCTGTTGAACAATGAGTCGATCGATGATTGGCGTAATGTAATCGTGATTTTGGTAGTCAAGAggcattctttttcttgttcatGTGGATAGCCTTTGTGTGATGATGTATGTTTCAACTTGTGTTAGAATCAACATTACATTGTTGACAGTTTTAAGGTGTGTTGTGATCAGGCGGAATAATAGCTTCCAAGTACCACAATTTTTGTGGTGTTCTCATCTCTCCCGTCAATTTTTGACCAAGCAGGGacacaatttttgttttgttttgtagcCATAGACGGAGTTTGAATTCACACCGTCATGCAAAGTCTTAAATCTTTGCCACCATTGTGGTAAAGAGCCACTTTCTATGCAGGGAGACTATTGGCTACTACAACAAGTTTTAGATATTTAAATGacttttaagaaaattataacGGGTCTTCATTTTTCTTATTCTGCAGGCCCTTCATAATTTCTAGTCATTACgttgaataaattaaaggaaaaaagaaaaaaaaaaaaagaaaaaaaagaaaaaaaaaagttgggtgGGGTTATCATTTCTCTACTTTTTgaagtttctttttgtttctattttaaAATAAGGTATACATGACTTGATTATTCTGATGTAGACTTACTTCGAAGTTTTCAGTATGGAATAAACTTAATTTGGAAAGCTAGATACGTTGACTAGTAATTATTagtataaatttattataaaaaaataacaatatagtTGTGAGCTTTAATCAGAAAAGGACGATTAatggaaataaaaaattgtaaatcatGAACTAATGACATTTGGAGAAATCTTGTTACAAATAGGGTGTGATTACGTGGGAAAGAAGAAATACCATTTATTAGGGTTtaccatttctctttctctttcttagatgaatacaaagaatgaTACAAAATCCATTCTTCCATTTTATACTTTATTAGTTTACTACTTCTCAAACAATTGAATGTCTGTAAAAAACACTTATAAGGAAACAAATTAGATACGATAGCGAAACACCAATCGCGTGCCTTAACAATTGTTTTATATGTGTTTTGTTCTTCAAAACAGTACTTCAAGACATATGGAGGATGGTGAATTAAACTCAATACATCAATTGTAAAATAACTTATTTGGAACGTATTCATAGCaatcatgatattttgaaacaCGTATACAAGGCCTTGGAAATAGCCTTGTACTAGTGGCTTGGGAGGTTGGGGTCATGATGAACTCATTTCGTAAAGTCTCTCGTCAGCCAAAAATGAATGCTCTTAAACAACTAAATTACAAATCTCATTCCTtcaaaactatatttttattaaaaagaagttataataaacttgtttgtgattttttttatttgtttgaatatTTTAGTCAATACATTCATCGTCCTCAACATATCAGCCGGCCTGTATTTTCTTCTGGCCTGCATGCTTGATGACACAGTAGATGATGCATGTTACATAGCAGATACTATCTAAGTACGACAACATTGCTGCATATGTAACACACAAATTGTTCAACTCcctaaattattacttaaataaattaaaactacaGAAATCAGAAACGattagagagagaagggaggaggATTTGAATTCAGCTCTCATCATATAATTTAATTAGCCAACTTGATGGTCCAAAGTTTTTGAGAAGAGCAATATTAAAGAAGAGGGGTCTCAAACATGTGACCTTCAATGCACAAGACAATGTGCACTTTTGTTTACAAGTGCAATTGAGAAGGGAGACACCTCCTCTCCTCCTCTCCAACTCCTCCAATTGGCAACTCTTTTTCCTCCCATTTTCCCTCACTTTCTCGCATAATTTTCCCCTCCCGCCAAACACTCCACTAATCATGGACGGCATAGACATCTCCTTCCAATTTGAACAATCCTCCTCTAGCCCCCTGCCACGCCACCCCACGCCTGTCAGCTCTCGCTATGGCTCCCGCTCCCTCACCCCGATCAGCACCAACTCCCGGTCCACCCAAAACCGAACCCCCGGCAGCCGGAGGTCCCGCCACACCACGCCCCCCACAACCCCATTTGCAGCGGACAATGACGTGTCGTGGCAGGGGGAGATTTCGTGGCAGTTTGAGCCCAGAGGATGGAGCGACACTCGCAATTTGGGCTCAGCTTTGAGCCCGTGGGCCACGACTCGCACAACCTCCGAAGCCCACATAGTTCGCCGCTCCGCCAATCAGTACTACCTCTCAAGAACCAGTAGAAGCGCCGTCATTGATAACCCAAATTACAATTCTGTCCTCGATGGCAGACTTGAGCTTCAAAGCTATGTTGCTTCTCCAAGGGATAATAATGGGAATAGCAACATTAATTTGAGTAATAATAGTGAGAGTTCTTTAGTTTTTGCAAAGAGTAGCTATGctacacaaaataaaaagtccCCAAGGTTGGAAAAAATAAAGGAGTTGGGAAGTGGAAATTACAGTGGAAGTGGTCCATTGGCTAGAACAGATGTACTTAGTCTGATCGACTATGATCAAACACCATACCAGAATGAAGATGACGCATCCGAAGTTTCGGGTCATGGAATGTCACATAATTTCGGTCATGACCCCGATGGTCATTTTTACAATCATGGCCATCGTGGTACAGCGAAAATTATAGGACATGATGACTATGGTCACGAGTTGTCACATGTGGGACATGATCATCATCGTCACAGTTATGATGATCATGCCAGGCAATCAACAGTCTCTAGCCGCCATTACGGCAACGTTGATGGGTATGCCGATAGTGATCAAGGTTGGGGTTACGATGAGGAAGAggaggatgaagaagatgaggtGCCACCAAAGCAAGTAGGGTTGCTTAGCTTGTTCAAGTATTCAACAAAGTGGGATAtggttcttgtgtttttgggatgCATTGGTGCTCTTATTAATGGAGGGTCTCTTCCTTGGTACTCTTATCTTTTTGGACAGTTTGTGAACAAGATTGCTATTGAATCAACGTACGCTGACAAGAATCAGATGATGAATGATATCGAAACGGTATGCCGAAAAAACTCCTACATGTTTTAATTTGGGATAATTAGAATCCTTACcgtttttctatatcatttagattaaacatctgtgtctttttaaaatttgattaaagtgcttGGACCAATAGTCacctctattttttaaaattaaaataatttttaaatttatcattttatctacatgatgcacttttccttatttagtggAAATATTAGTAAAAACtatatttatcttcttccaaatatgttttttcgatcacagtttttttttttttttttttttttgtgtatgttatgcaaacatttaatattttttctttttccaaatggttttttctttttcaaatagttggtgatcaacataaaaactccgtgtaattttttcaatttttttgtgaaattatatatcttttgctgtttttttaagtatagttgttgatgatttattattaggtacaatacattatgtatatattatttGCGAATACGTTTGAATctacaaaaatcattaattggtacgtttatttgcaattttggtacgtttgatttgatacatattgttaatattgatacattatttttattttggtacgttttattttgtacacattgtgtattggtacgtttatattattctcaatcctattttttttaacgcactaaaagaaaaacttatttcagtacgtttgattttgggggatttaaaaatattttaaactattttggaaagaaaatatcttaaatcgtagataattattgctaaattgtagcattattgtgaaaataaattgaatctaactaacttttttatttacaattatCTTTAACGGAGAAGAGTATAATCAAAATGCTAGATTATAGAAAAATTGAtacaatataatgtgcatatagcaccaaaattatgacaaaaaaaaaagtttaatcaaatcactaaaaCTAAAAAAGCATGGATGTTTGaattagaaaattcaaaactgagACGATTGTATCAAAagatcccttttaatttctatgtttagtaaaaaaattctttttagctggtcttttgaaaagaaaaagaaacattttGAGCAACTGGGTATTTTTGTACTTTTATGCCTGATACAAGCGATATtggaatttgaacacaaaactTCCGATGAAGCTTTTTTTGGTTAGATTAACAATGGAAgctcattttcttttcaatttgatttCAGATATGCGTGTATATGGCTGGACTAGCGTCAATAGTTGTAGTTGGAGCATACATGGGTAAGATGTACATACATCAGGACGTTCCTCTGTGTCcttttgaattatatattttcttcttttttgtggtACAAATATTTGACACCAAAAGTATTTTGCGTCACTAATGCAGAGATTACTTGCTGGAGAATGGTGGGGGAGAGGTCTGCTCAAAGAATAAGAAGAGAATATCTAAAAGCAGTTCTACGGCAGGACATTAGCTTTTTTGATACAGAAATCGCGGCAGGGGACATTATGCATGGAATTTCTAGTGACGTTGCTCAAATCCAAGAAGTTATGGGGGAGAAGGTTTGCTTGCTCTTTGCTTTGTATAAGTTTCCCTTTAACTAATTTTTATGATTACGCGATGATTAGGATTTCAtaaattttgggatttttgaaCTTTGTATATAATTGCAGATGGCGCATTTCATTCACCACATATGTACTTTCATATGCGGATACGCAGTTGGATTTCTGAGGTCATGGAAGATCTCTCTAGTAGTCTTTTCAGTCATACCGTTGATGATGTTCTGTGGTATCGCTTACAAGGCGGTTTATGTTGGCCTCACTACGAAAGAAGAGGTATCCCTTACAGCGCTGTTTATGTTGGCTCAATCTTAAATTTCCTCAGCACATAATGAGGATTTTTCTGAATCTTTTCTGGTGCATTTGTCACAGGCTTCTTACCGGAAAGCTGGTAGTGTAGCCGAGCAAGCGATCAGTTCAATCAGAACTGTGCTTTCGTTTGTTGCGGAGGATCACCTGGCTGAAAAATACACGGATTTATTGAACAAGTtggtgccttttggagcaagGATCGGCTTCGCTAAGGGTGCTGGAGTGGGAGTTATCTATCTGGTTTCGTATTCAACATGGGCATTGGCTTTCTGGTATGGTAGTGTTTTGGTTGCTAAGGGAGAGATCACTGGAGGTGCCGCCATtgcttgtttctttggtgtCAATGTTGGGGGAAGGTATAAAGAATTTCTAAAATTTTGGGGGAGAGATTTTCTGTGCAGGacgtctttttcttttcaatttaaatGACGTATTTACATGTGGCTAAACTATCGCAGGGGCTTGGCCTTGTCCCTTTCATACTTTGCTCAGTTTGCACAAGGCACAGTAGCAGCAGGTCGGGTGTTTGAAATTATAGATAGAGTTCCAGAGATAGACCCCTACAGCTCAGTAGGCAGGACCCTGCCGAGTGCTCGAggaagtattgaatttaaagaCGTTTCTTTTTCATACCCGTCCCGTTTGAATGCTCCGATTCTTCATTCCCTTAATCTGGTTATCCCATCTTCAAAGACACTAGCACTCGTTGGCGCTAGCGGAGGTGGAAAGTCCACCATTTTCGCTCTTATAGAGAGGTTCTATGACCCTAACCAAGGTATCATAATCTTACCgtttaacaatattaaaaaaaaaaaacaacttactAGAAAATGGACTAACTCTAGTTCCTTCTctgatttggtttttgaatgtttgtttcGATAGGTACAATCACATTGGACGGTTATGATTTAAGGACGCTGCAGGTGAAGTGGCTGAGAGATCAGATAGGTATGGTCGGCCAGGAGCCGGTGCTCTTTGCCACCAGCATACTAGAAAATGTGTTAATGGGGAAGGAGAATGCCACCAagaaggaagcaatttctgccTGCATTGCTGCTAATGCCAACAGCTTCATTTCTGACCTTCCACAAGGCTATGAAACTCAGgttcaacaacaaaaatattctTAATGTTCTCTTGCTAGTGTTAGCATATGAACGGAAATGTTCTTTTGCGAGGTATCTAGCATGTATGTTTTCAACTGTGAATCTGGGCCACGCAATTAAACAAGAATTCACCTAATCTGTGAGCCAGATTGACAGTTGGAAGCACATATCCTTGCTTCTCTGGCaagaaaacatttacacaaCGCACATGTGCACATACACATATGTAAATACATAGATGCATAGGTATTCATGGTCCAGTGCTTATTTCATTGTCACATTTGGCAGGTTGGAGACAAAGGAACACTGCTATCAGGGGGTCAGAAGCAAAGAATCGCATTGGCTCGAGCGATGATCAAGGACCCTAGAATCCTTCTCTTGGATGAACCTACCAGTGCCTTAGACCCTGAATCAGAGGCTGCAGTCCAAAAGGCTATTGACAAGATCTCCTCTGGACGAACAGCGATTGTAATTGCTCACAGGCTATCAACAGTAAGAAATTCTCACACCATCGTTGTTCTTGACTCTGGCTTTGTTGTTGAGATTGGTAATCACCGCCAGGTCATGGAAAAAGCCGGTGCCTACTATAGCCTCGTTGAGCTTGCTGCTGATGGAGTAACAAAACCTTTgttgaaacaaaatgaaactcaGAAAGTCAATCAGTTTTCAGCCGTGGATATGCATGATTTTTCAAGATCGCAATTTGCTCAAGAGAAAAATCAAGTAGAGGAGAAAGATGTCCAGAAACTAAAACCGAAAAAGGTTCAACTTTCGGATATATGGTTGTTGCAAAGACCAGAGGTGCCAATGCTCTTAGTAGGGTTTCTTTTGGGTATGaatgtaggtgcaattttgtcgcTCTTTCCCTTTGTTCTAGGCCTAGCCCTCGAAATATATTTCGATAAAGACCCATcgaaaatcaagaaaaaagttGAGCCTCTTTGTTTAGCACTTGTTGGGCTTGGCATTGGGAACATACTCTTTATGACAGGACAACAAGGCTTGTGTGGCTGGGCGGGAACAAAACTTACAATGCGAGTGCGAAACCTCCTGTTTCGTTCGATATTAAAACAAGAGCCTGGTTGGTTTGACTGCGAAAAAAATTCGAAAGCAGTTCTGGTCTCGAGGCTCTCGATTGATTCTGTCAGTTTTCGTTCGGTCCATGTCGATCGATTATCAGTATTGTTGATGGGCTTGAGTTCAGGTATCGTGGGACTTGGTTTGTGCTTTTGGCTTGATAAGTGGCTAACTCTTTTGGCTGCTGCTCTCGCTCCTTTGACCCTTGGTGCAAGTTACTTGAGCTTGATCATAAATTTAGGGCCAAAACTCGACAACGATGCTTATGCGAAAGCGAGCAACATTGCAGCCGGTGCAGTTTCAAACATAAGGACAGTCACAACATTTTCTGCTCAGCAACAGTTGGTTAAGTCCTTTGAAAGAGCTTTATCGGGGCCGAAGAGGAAATCGGTTAAAAGGTCACAAATCATGGGCCTAACACTAGGCTTTTCTGAAGGTGCTATGTATGGAGCATACACCTTAACTCTTTGGTTTGGTGGTTACCTTGTGAAAGAAGGCAAAGCAAGCTTCGGCGATGTGTACAAAATTTTTCTCATCCTCGTTTTGAGTTCGTTTTCTGTTGGCCAATTAGCCGGTCTTGCACCAGACACATCCATGGCTGCAACAGCAATTCCAGCAGTTTTCGATATCATTACTCGCAAGCCATTAATCAGCTGCagcagagaaaaagaaaggaagctTGACCGGTCGAAACCATGGGACATTCAGTTCAAAATGGTGACATTTGCATACCCTTCTAGGCCAGATGTGAACGTGTTGAGTAACTTTGGCTTGAAGGTCAAATGCCGTAGCACAGTGGCACTGGTGGGTGGAAGCGGGTCCGGGAAATCTACGGTGATATGGTTAATACAGAGGTTTTATGATCCAATTCAAGGGAAGGTGATGATGGGAGGGGTGGATTTGAGGGAGATAAATCCGAAGTGGCTGAGAAGGCAAATAGCTCTAGTGGGTCAAGAGCCTACATTGTTTGCAGGCACTATAAGAGAAAATATTGCTTTTGGAAACCCT encodes:
- the LOC137749484 gene encoding ABC transporter B family member 19-like; the encoded protein is MDGIDISFQFEQSSSSPLPRHPTPVSSRYGSRSLTPISTNSRSTQNRTPGSRRSRHTTPPTTPFAADNDVSWQGEISWQFEPRGWSDTRNLGSALSPWATTRTTSEAHIVRRSANQYYLSRTSRSAVIDNPNYNSVLDGRLELQSYVASPRDNNGNSNINLSNNSESSLVFAKSSYATQNKKSPRLEKIKELGSGNYSGSGPLARTDVLSLIDYDQTPYQNEDDASEVSGHGMSHNFGHDPDGHFYNHGHRGTAKIIGHDDYGHELSHVGHDHHRHSYDDHARQSTVSSRHYGNVDGYADSDQGWGYDEEEEDEEDEVPPKQVGLLSLFKYSTKWDMVLVFLGCIGALINGGSLPWYSYLFGQFVNKIAIESTYADKNQMMNDIETICVYMAGLASIVVVGAYMEITCWRMVGERSAQRIRREYLKAVLRQDISFFDTEIAAGDIMHGISSDVAQIQEVMGEKMAHFIHHICTFICGYAVGFLRSWKISLVVFSVIPLMMFCGIAYKAVYVGLTTKEEASYRKAGSVAEQAISSIRTVLSFVAEDHLAEKYTDLLNKLVPFGARIGFAKGAGVGVIYLVSYSTWALAFWYGSVLVAKGEITGGAAIACFFGVNVGGRGLALSLSYFAQFAQGTVAAGRVFEIIDRVPEIDPYSSVGRTLPSARGSIEFKDVSFSYPSRLNAPILHSLNLVIPSSKTLALVGASGGGKSTIFALIERFYDPNQGTITLDGYDLRTLQVKWLRDQIGMVGQEPVLFATSILENVLMGKENATKKEAISACIAANANSFISDLPQGYETQVGDKGTLLSGGQKQRIALARAMIKDPRILLLDEPTSALDPESEAAVQKAIDKISSGRTAIVIAHRLSTVRNSHTIVVLDSGFVVEIGNHRQVMEKAGAYYSLVELAADGVTKPLLKQNETQKVNQFSAVDMHDFSRSQFAQEKNQVEEKDVQKLKPKKVQLSDIWLLQRPEVPMLLVGFLLGMNVGAILSLFPFVLGLALEIYFDKDPSKIKKKVEPLCLALVGLGIGNILFMTGQQGLCGWAGTKLTMRVRNLLFRSILKQEPGWFDCEKNSKAVLVSRLSIDSVSFRSVHVDRLSVLLMGLSSGIVGLGLCFWLDKWLTLLAAALAPLTLGASYLSLIINLGPKLDNDAYAKASNIAAGAVSNIRTVTTFSAQQQLVKSFERALSGPKRKSVKRSQIMGLTLGFSEGAMYGAYTLTLWFGGYLVKEGKASFGDVYKIFLILVLSSFSVGQLAGLAPDTSMAATAIPAVFDIITRKPLISCSREKERKLDRSKPWDIQFKMVTFAYPSRPDVNVLSNFGLKVKCRSTVALVGGSGSGKSTVIWLIQRFYDPIQGKVMMGGVDLREINPKWLRRQIALVGQEPTLFAGTIRENIAFGNPSASRVEIEEAAREAYIHEFISSLPQGYETQVGESGAQLSGGQKQRIAIARAILKKSKVLLLDEASSALDLESERHIQDALRKISKQATTIIVAHRLSTIREADMIAVMSNGAITEYGSHETLMASHLNGVYASLVRAETEANAFGS
- the LOC137707994 gene encoding uncharacterized protein, yielding MKSDTPLDYAVFQLSPKHSRCELFVYSDGNTEKLASGSVKPFVTHLKVVEEQVALAVPSIKLEVDKHKYDEAWFTKGTLERFVRFVSTPEVLELVNTFDAEMSQLEAARRIYSQGMGGQHAGALGGDGTGTTAAADATKKELLRAIDVRLVAVRQDLTTACARASAAGFNPDTVYELQHFADQFGAHRLNEACSKFISLCQRRYDLISPWKPSVDDMAVRSSCESDMSIDDPTEDISGPNNQPQNRQEQLDEPSKPSTCQQPKSLNANFPTQQRNNVTENDNEEGKAKVEKKDESQTESTTPLGVIQPGRRLSVQDRISLFENKQKESSGGGSGGKPVVAKPGELRRLSSDVPSPKPGDLKRLSSDVSSVPAVAEKAVLRRWSGASDMSIDLSGEKKETENPLCTPSSASSASRSFSQTKAVTSTISGVTEDKDQKGSTGSTDFCKVEGRSASGRVDVELKDEAEGQTRVGVVVGKEEVGSKAKKEQVGSQSQSRTSSGRTEQVGLSDQGISSGSEERSGGFKDQSGSETQSKGFSGQTEVVGGKNLVGGAISGGGFGNRVEDSRPSVQPMTQLRPRGYQGHSRSFSGQFEGGVGQKFEEASSAQLKVVEGDQLLPQPLFRSFSGEIEEVGKVDRISSDKQHIRVEDSGAQKMRFQKPVSASREQIKKPQGRRDESNSGQERKLDFTGDKVSMNQKSFDAIPTTPVEQVQRVRQTKGNQELNDELKMKANELEKLFAEHKLRIPGDQSSSARRSKPMDAKKEQAVRSQTRKPAAEEIAPAEFSAANTVLEPMGSSGEVANFNTTPPMKIAGIQDYGDTLRQNFSEPGFSLDSKGKFYERYMQKRDAKLREEWGSKREEKEAKLKAMEDSLEKSKAELKAKFSGSADRQDSVSSARRRADKLRSFNFRSTMKWEQPIDSIRWEKDEDLSEFPGQKLYGEDRFSNEASLGDGASRSIQSKKLFANRNLPSSTPWTPIAPAPRSSGKVSNLSSGRRRPELENPLAQSVPNFTDLRKENTKPSSGVSKPAVSKIPARSQVKSYSRSRSINEEIMAKEEKPRHSHCLRKSSANPVEQNNLSSLNSDGIVLLPFDEEQTEQDPLDKFAKYVESKPFLRKGNGIGGGSGVSFSKLKGFISSETLTNEEEVEGEDSVDTAKEEEEEEELENGVDVDMAVEDGVDMDMDNGKPRSSQDSERSDNVDSVRSLSQVDPASVAELPVAVPSTFHTLGSLPDSPGESPMSWNLHMHHPFSYPHEASDIDASVDSPIGSPASWNPHGLTQIDVDAARMRKKWGSAQKPILATNSSQNQSRKDTTKGFKRLLKFGRKSRGTDNTSDWISATTSEGDDDPEDGRDSANRLSEDFRKSRMGFTQGPDDSFNESEFNEQVQALRTSIPAPPMNFKLREDHLSGSSLKAPRSFFSLSSFRSKGSDSKLR